ATTAATTGAAGCCTTCTTTGCATAGATTCAATAATTGTGTTTACTGAAATACTAGCTTCTTTCTTTATTTGATCCGTGTCGATAAGTAAGGGGGCATTTGGATTTTCTCTAGTAATACGTTCATTAATTGCGAGAGTCAAGTCATATAGGTTGCTAATAATAGTTTCTTCTGAGTTTTTGATTTCTTCTTTGATATTGTCTTTGCCAGCCATTTGAGTGGCTGTAACTTCGTGTTTTCTTAGATCTGTAGAGAACTGTGAATTTTGGCCGCTATTAGAGTCATTGAGTCTAGTATTTTCTATTCTCAGTTTTCTTGCTAAGTCAAGTCTTGATTCTTGCCTATGAAAATTCTGTAATTCAGGACGATTGTCTTTTTTCTCTTTCTTATATTTTTCTGGTACGAATTTCTTTATAAAGGGCACACGTCCCAAGAAATTTAGTGCAGCATTTTTCAGCGTTCCAAACATAGTTATTTAGCGAATGAATTAAGAGTCAATACGCCAATACCAATTATAGCAAAGTGTATAGATAGATAAGCTGAAAATTAAGGATATTTAATCTAGATTTCGAGCTATAATAAGTCTATATGGTGAATAACACCCAATATTTCATTAAAGACAATGAATTAGAGTCTAAAGGCATTATTAGTCGAGAATTAATTAAGGCTGTGATTTTAGCTAATGATGACAAGGGATTAAGATTTTTGCTCAATAATGTATTAATTGAGGCTCATATTGATAATTTACATAGCACTCAACGTAATACAGTACTCTCCAAGGATGGTGAATGTCTTTGCTTAACCGAACACTTTTTGGCTGCTGCCTCAATCTATGGACTCGATAATTTTGATCTTAGTATTAGTGAATCTGAGTTACCTTTTGGTGATGGTTCAGCTAAGCTGTGGATTGATTTTTTTGAGCAGGCTGGTTTAGTGCAAGGTGATCGCAGTATTCAATATTATCTACAGCAAGAATATTGTATTGTTGATGAGAATGATGATTCTAGGTATATTGTCTTGAAGCCTAGTCAAGATTTCAATTTGACTTATTGTTTAGATTGGAATCACCCCAAAATTGGTAAGCAAGAATATACTTGGACTATTGATGAATCAATTGATGCTATTGCTACTGCACGTACTTTTAGTAATGAAGAAGAAAATAAAATGCTTGGACTTAGTGGTTGGGTGATTGGTTTAACAACGGATGATTTTACTCATGACTTACACCAAGTTAATGAACCTGCACGGCACAAGGCACTTGATTTAATTGGTGACTTGAGGTTGTCTGGAATTAATCCAGTCAAGGTTGCAATGCATGTTACGAGTCACAAAGGTGGTCATGAACTGAACTCTAGGGCTGCCAAATTATTAAATGAGGTTCTTTGTGTTAAATAAAACATTAGCCATTCTGTTAATTAATAAAAATAGTAACTACTTACGAAGCCTATTAGGCATCCTGCAAAAATATGTTTTGCTACTGATATCGACACAAAAAACGACGGAACGCTGCAAAGCACCCGTTCCGTTAGTAATGATAAAGGGGACTTACGTAGCAAGTCTATTGTTTTTATTTGCCCTTGCCTTCTTTGTTTTACCACTACAGGCAGAAGAATTTCGTCTTAAGCTTCATGGAGAGGAATTGAAAAAAATAGCCGCCGTAGAAATAGAACTTGAATTTGAACCTAAAAATACATTCGTGATTGATGAAGAGTTTTCGATGCACAGTAGTTTTGCTTTGAAGGAAACCGGCAACGGTGCTGAGCTTTGCCCAGACAATATTATTGAAGGAGAAGATACTATTTTATTTAAAACCGTTGATCAAAACAATTCTGTGATTAGAGTTTTCTTTGCTAAAAAACCAAGTCAAGATGAATTATTATTCCATGGTTCACTGACTCGAATTAATTATAGTGGTGAAGCCAAGGCGCGTATTAAGTCTGTTAGTTTGATTCCAGATTTTGCAGAGATGGTTGATAGTTCAAATATCAGTTCAGAGATAGAGCTACTAAAGAATACGATCTCCTTGCCTTTTATGGGTATTAGTAAGGCAGAATTATTGGGACCAAGTAAGCGTATCTTTTCTGAGAATATGTTTGTTACTATCGGCAATATCGAGACCTATGGTTTTACTTTAAATAAGTCAATTCGTAAGCCACGCATCAATGGACAAGAAGCGAAGTTCTTAACAGATGAAATTATTGCTGTTAATTTAACTCTTGAAAAACAAGAGTTGTTGAATATGATAGATATAGTACTCGAGCTTGATGTCGATGGTCAGACCATCTCTAAGACAGTTGATACTATTAAGTTTTTGAGTTATTAAACCTGTTGCCAAAGTCCCAATATGGACTCTGTTTCTTTAAGTATGCACTGAAAAATGCAAAGTCTCAACCCTCAGTTTTTGATCTTCCCTTAACCCTCTTTTGTATATTCCGAATGTAGTGAAAACGTCCCTATGAGCTCTCGCAAGCCTTGCATATAAACACTTTGAGGATAAAATTAAGCTGCTACTGGTAAGAGGTTGCCTACTTTGATAGCTAACTCACAAAGACGGTTAGAATAACCATACTCATTATCGTACCAACTAAGTATTTTAGCTTGTTTGGTGCCAACAACTGTAGTCATTGCAGCGTCAATAATTGATGAGTGTGGATCAGAAGTAAAGTCAATTGATACCAATGGCTCTTCTGTGTAATCAAGAATACCTTTGAGTTCACCTTCAGCTGCTTCTTTCAATGCAGCGTTAATCGTTTCTTTAGTTACATCATTCTTGAAAGTAAAAACAACATCAGTTACAGATACGTTTGGCGTAGGAACTCTGATTGCAAAACCATTAAGTTTGCCTGCAAGATGAGGCAGTACTAAACTGATTGCTTTAGCAGCACCAGTAGTAGTAGGTATCATTGATTGAGCTGCAGCTCTTGATCTACGCGGATCGGAGTGAGCGTTATCCAAAAGTCTTTGATCAGAGGTGTAAGCATGAATGGTAGTCATTAAGCCTGATTCAATACCAAACTTGTCATCTAATACTTTTGTTACTGGAGCTAAACAGTTTGTTGTGCAACTTGCATTTGAAATAATGTTGTGAATTGCAGGATTGTACTGATCATCATTTACTCCCATTACGATAGTAATGTCTTCGTTTGTAGCAGGTGCAGAAATTAATACTTTCTTGGCACCAGCATCTATATGAGCTTGAGCCTTTGTTCCATCAGTGAATACTCCAGAGCATTCTAGTACAACGTCAACACCAAGTTTGTCCCAGCCAATATCAGCAGGATTGCGTTCTTTTAAGAACTTAGTTGTTTTGCCATCAATTGTGATGTCATTATCAGTTGAGGATACTGTACCTTTGTATCTACCAAGAATACTGTCGTATTTGATAAGGTGCGCCGAGATTTTTGGGTCAGACACCGGGTCGTTGATCGCAACAACTTCAATGCTATTTGCAAAATTTTGGTTGAGAGTACGGAATACATTTCTTCCTATTCTTCCAAAACCGTTAATACCTACTTTGACTTTTGACATAATAGTATGAATTATACCAGCTTTGGACTCTTGACTAGTCTCTAGACATTTAAACAAATATAAACACAGTGAGCTAGTCGTGTTACTATCTTTTATATGGATAAACCTGATAAACCTGATATACCTGATATACCTGATTTTTTCAATGCTCGCAATTTTAAGAATGGCGGATCTTTTGACCCGGATGATTTTTTGGGTAAGCACAAATGGACTATTTTCATCATTATTTTCACGATATTTATCGTGCCGAATTTCGTTATTTTGGTGGGTGCTGGCCAAAGATCGGTCATCTTTAACCGTATAACTGGAATGGAAAAAAGAGTTTTGGAAGAAGGTGTCCAGATTATTATTCCATTGATACAACAAGCAACGACATATGATGTAAGAGAAATTAGTTATATTTTCTCCGATAAATCAGAAAGATCTAAGCGTGGAGCTCGTATTATGGGTAATTCCATTCAGACTCTTACTGCCGATGGACAGAATATTAAAGCCGACGTGACTATTCGTGCCAGACCAGATTTTAAAGAACTATGGTGGTTACATCAGAATCTTGGTAGCGATAGTTTTACTTCGTATGTAGACAAAATTATTACACCGATAGTAAGAAGTATTGTGCGTGAAGTGGTTTCTGGTTATACAGTTTCTGCAATTTATAGTGAAGATCGTAGAGCAATCGCTGACAAGATTTCAGTGACTTTGTCTGACAAGCTTAAGACCTATAGAATTGTGATAACAGAATTTTTGTTGGACGAGGTTACTTTCTCTGATGCTTATCAAAGTGCAATTGAAGGTAAACAAAGAGCAAGAATTGAACTTGATACTAAAGACAACATTATTGTAGAAGAAAGAAACAAGCGTGACGCAGTTATTACCCAGGCACAAGGTGAGGCAGAGGCAATTCGCCTCAAGGTGAATGCGCTTACCAGAAATCCAGAATATATTAAGTTTCGCAAGGCACAGATTTTTGGTAGCCGTACAAATTTAATTTTTGATGATCAATTATAAAAAGGAAATTCAATGAAAAACAAAGCTCCGATTATTGTAGTATTTTTAGTTCTGGCGGTGCTGTCCCAGTCTGTCAAGGTGATACCGGAAGGTAGAACAGGGGTGATATTTAACCTCAAGGGTGGTGTGCAAGAAAATGCACTTGCTGAAGGTATACATTTTTTGATTCCTTTTGTACAAACATTGATTATTTTTGATACCAGAATAATTACTTATTCTTTTTCAAACAGTGCTGAAGATGAGACGCGCTTGGGTGAGCCGATCGTCGCAAAAACTAAAGATGGTCAAATTGTTGGAATTGAAACATCAATTGTCACTCAAATGATCAAGTCACAAGCACCGCAGGTTTACCAAACTCTAAGAACAGATTATCAACCGGTACTTAAATCCAAGATTGGTAAAGTAATGCAAGAAATTATTGCCGGTCATGTTGCTGATGCACTTTATACCGAAGAGACAAGAAAAATAGTAACGACTGAACTTCTAGAATATCTTTCTGGGTCTTTCAAGCAATCTGGTTTTGAACTTAAAGATGTATTTCTGCGCAAAATAGAATTCTCTCAAGAATATATAGATGCAATTGAACGTAAGCAAATAGCATTACAAAAAGCACAGCTTGCACAAATTCAAAAAGAAATCGCTGTTAAAGAAAAACAAATCGAGATTATTCGTGGTGAAGCTATTGCACAACAAGTTGAAATCAAAGGAAATGCTATCCATGGCAATCCTAGTGTTGCAGAGCTTGAGTACCTAGATATGATTGAACACTCTGAGAAGAAAGTACCAGTAATTATGGGACTGAAGGGCAATACTTTGATCAATCTTGATAAACTGTTACAGCAAAACTAATGAATCTTAAAGGCATCAAAACTTGGCTACCTTCTGAATTGCGTAAGCAAGATTTTGTTAGCTCGACTTTGGTTGACTTATACACCAAACAGGGCTTCGAAGAAATTTCGATTCCCAGTTTAGTCGATTTGCAAGTGATTTCTAAGACTAATAGCAAGTTTAGTAATGAGGTTTTCAAGCTTGTTGATAAAGATGGTAGGGTGCTTGCCTTAAGAACGGAAATGACTCAACCGATTGCGCGCTTGGTTGCCACGCGAGCTTCAGAGCTTGAGTTTCCTCTTAAACTATTTTATGATTCTAGTATTTTTAGATACAAAGGAGTTGCAACTGATGACTCGCGTGAAATTCGCCAGGTTGGTATAGAACATATTGGTGATGCTGAATCTGATATCGAGACGGTTAAATTAATATTGGATTCCGTTAAACAATTATCGATTAAGAATTATCGATTGAGTATTACTGACGCTGGAATTTGGCGCGCGATTATCGTTAAGTATCCAGGTCTTGGTGCTCGTCTTTATGACATGGTTCTAACTGGTGATTTAATTAGCTTCAAAAAACATATTTTTGCTGATCATCCTTTGCTTGCGCTTTTGACTGCTGATGTGGCTGCCTTGGAGTCTTGTCTGGGACTGGATTTGAGCAAGATTAGAAAATTGGTTGAGTCTGATGAAGCGATTGTTTTTGATCCACTTCAATGTCCAGATTTGAACTTATATACTGGTTTGCATTTTAATTTGCATGTAGAGGGTCAGGGTAAATTACTTGCGCGAGGTGGTCGCTATGACAACTTGTTGAAAGAGTTTGGTAAGGATTTACCAGCTATCGGTTTTGCATTTTATTTACCTCGCTTGATGTCAGTTATGGCGGATCAAGGTTTGTTGCCTGATCAAGACAAGAGTGATATTGCAACTAATAAAGTTCTTAAAATAGCTTTATCCAAAGGCACTCTCTTGGAAGGTGCGCTTGATTTTTTCAAGGCTAAAGGTTTAAATGTCGAGATTACCAATAAACGTAAGTTAGTTGTGGATGCTGGTCCTGGTTTGGGTTTTGACAAGGTAGAGCTTCTGTTAGTGCGCGGGCATGACGTGCCAACCTATGTTGAGCATGGAGCTGCTGACCTTGGTGTTGTCGGACTTGATACTGTCATTGATTCCAATGCTAGTTTGGTTAAATTAAAGGATTTGGATTATGGTCATTGTCGGCTTTGTGTCTGCGCTAAGAATGGATTGTATAAATCTGTTGCTGATTTGCCTACTTATGCCAGAGTCGCAACTACCTTCCCTAACCTGACTAATGCGTTTTTTGCGCAAAAGGGTCTTGAGGTTGAAGTGATTAATTTATATGGATCTGTCGAGCTTGGTCCACTTACTGAACTAAGTGATGTGATAGTTGATTTGGTTGCTACCGGAGCAACTCTCAAAGAAAACGGTCTTGAAATTATTGAAGAAATCATGCCTTGTTCTGCCGTGCTTGTTGCTAATAATTCTTCATTTAAAGTATTTAAGCAAGAATTTTTGGATTTAACCTAGCCACCCGTACCTTGACCCTTAGTAGCTTTCAAAATAAGTGAACGAGCCGGCATTGTTATTATCTAAAAAGTAGTCAAGGTATGGGTGGCTATGGGTTACAATAGTCTCTATGAACAAAAGATCAAGAGTACTTAGAGATTTAGCAGCCAGAACTTGCCTAAAAGTTATAGCCGGTATAAACAATTTTGATAAAGAGCGAGTTTTGCAGATTGTCAAAGCAGCTTCTCAAATGAAAGCTAGTTGTGTGGATATTTCAGCTAGAGAAGATATTGTTATTGAAGCAGTTGCTTCAGCTGGTGATACTGCCATTATGGTGAGTAGTATTAGCCCCGTAGAGTTGATTAGAGCCCAAGAACTTGGCGCAGA
The Cyanobacteriota bacterium genome window above contains:
- the hisG gene encoding ATP phosphoribosyltransferase, producing MNLKGIKTWLPSELRKQDFVSSTLVDLYTKQGFEEISIPSLVDLQVISKTNSKFSNEVFKLVDKDGRVLALRTEMTQPIARLVATRASELEFPLKLFYDSSIFRYKGVATDDSREIRQVGIEHIGDAESDIETVKLILDSVKQLSIKNYRLSITDAGIWRAIIVKYPGLGARLYDMVLTGDLISFKKHIFADHPLLALLTADVAALESCLGLDLSKIRKLVESDEAIVFDPLQCPDLNLYTGLHFNLHVEGQGKLLARGGRYDNLLKEFGKDLPAIGFAFYLPRLMSVMADQGLLPDQDKSDIATNKVLKIALSKGTLLEGALDFFKAKGLNVEITNKRKLVVDAGPGLGFDKVELLLVRGHDVPTYVEHGAADLGVVGLDTVIDSNASLVKLKDLDYGHCRLCVCAKNGLYKSVADLPTYARVATTFPNLTNAFFAQKGLEVEVINLYGSVELGPLTELSDVIVDLVATGATLKENGLEIIEEIMPCSAVLVANNSSFKVFKQEFLDLT
- a CDS encoding prohibitin family protein, which translates into the protein MDKPDKPDIPDIPDFFNARNFKNGGSFDPDDFLGKHKWTIFIIIFTIFIVPNFVILVGAGQRSVIFNRITGMEKRVLEEGVQIIIPLIQQATTYDVREISYIFSDKSERSKRGARIMGNSIQTLTADGQNIKADVTIRARPDFKELWWLHQNLGSDSFTSYVDKIITPIVRSIVREVVSGYTVSAIYSEDRRAIADKISVTLSDKLKTYRIVITEFLLDEVTFSDAYQSAIEGKQRARIELDTKDNIIVEERNKRDAVITQAQGEAEAIRLKVNALTRNPEYIKFRKAQIFGSRTNLIFDDQL
- the gap gene encoding type I glyceraldehyde-3-phosphate dehydrogenase, with translation MSKVKVGINGFGRIGRNVFRTLNQNFANSIEVVAINDPVSDPKISAHLIKYDSILGRYKGTVSSTDNDITIDGKTTKFLKERNPADIGWDKLGVDVVLECSGVFTDGTKAQAHIDAGAKKVLISAPATNEDITIVMGVNDDQYNPAIHNIISNASCTTNCLAPVTKVLDDKFGIESGLMTTIHAYTSDQRLLDNAHSDPRRSRAAAQSMIPTTTGAAKAISLVLPHLAGKLNGFAIRVPTPNVSVTDVVFTFKNDVTKETINAALKEAAEGELKGILDYTEEPLVSIDFTSDPHSSIIDAAMTTVVGTKQAKILSWYDNEYGYSNRLCELAIKVGNLLPVAA
- a CDS encoding UDP-3-O-acyl-N-acetylglucosamine deacetylase yields the protein MVNNTQYFIKDNELESKGIISRELIKAVILANDDKGLRFLLNNVLIEAHIDNLHSTQRNTVLSKDGECLCLTEHFLAAASIYGLDNFDLSISESELPFGDGSAKLWIDFFEQAGLVQGDRSIQYYLQQEYCIVDENDDSRYIVLKPSQDFNLTYCLDWNHPKIGKQEYTWTIDESIDAIATARTFSNEEENKMLGLSGWVIGLTTDDFTHDLHQVNEPARHKALDLIGDLRLSGINPVKVAMHVTSHKGGHELNSRAAKLLNEVLCVK
- a CDS encoding prohibitin family protein, producing MKNKAPIIVVFLVLAVLSQSVKVIPEGRTGVIFNLKGGVQENALAEGIHFLIPFVQTLIIFDTRIITYSFSNSAEDETRLGEPIVAKTKDGQIVGIETSIVTQMIKSQAPQVYQTLRTDYQPVLKSKIGKVMQEIIAGHVADALYTEETRKIVTTELLEYLSGSFKQSGFELKDVFLRKIEFSQEYIDAIERKQIALQKAQLAQIQKEIAVKEKQIEIIRGEAIAQQVEIKGNAIHGNPSVAELEYLDMIEHSEKKVPVIMGLKGNTLINLDKLLQQN